In the genome of Streptomyces sp. V2I9, one region contains:
- the gyrA gene encoding DNA gyrase subunit A, translating to MADENTPETPESVTLEEEVTVPGVGMRVEPVQLETEMQRSYLDYAMSVIVSRALPDVRDGLKPVHRRVLYAMYDGGYRPEKGFYKCARVVGDVMGTYHPHGDSSIYDALVRLAQPWSMRMPLVDSNGNFGSPGNDPAAAMRYTECKMMPLSMEMVRDIDEETVDFQDNYDGRNQEPTVLPARFPNLLVNGSAGIAVGMATNIPPHNLREVAAGAQWYLEHPEASHEELQDALIERIKGPDFPTGALVVGRKGIEEAYRTGRGSITMRAVVAVEEIQGRQCLVVTELPYQTNPDNLAQKIADLVKDGKVGGIADVRDETSSRTGQRLVVVLKRDAVAKVVLNNLYKHTDLQTNFGANMLALVDGVPRTLSIDAFIRHWVTHQIEVIVRRTKFRLRKAEERAHILRGLLKALNAIDEVIALIRRSNTVEIAREGLMGLLEIDELQANAILEMQLRRLAALEHQKITAEHDELQAKINEYNEILASPAKQRGIVSEELAAIVEKFGDDRRSKLVPFEGDMSIEDLIAEEDIVVTISRSGYVKRTKTDDYRSQKRGGKGVRGTKLREDDIVDHFFVSTTHHWLLFFTNKGRVYRAKAYELPDAGRDARGQHVANLLAFQPDEKIAQILAIRDYEAVPYLILATKGGLVKKTALKDYDSPRSGGVIAINLRETPDGGDDELIGAELVSAEDDLLLISKKAQSIRFTATDDALRPMGRATSGVKGMSFREGDELLSMNVVRPGTFVFTATDGGYAKRTAVDEYRVQGRGGLGIKAAKIVEDRGSLVGALVVEETDEILAITLGGGVIRTRVNEVRETGRDTMGVQLINLGKRDAVVGIARNAEAGREAEEVEGADDAEGETAAVHAEGVSEGTVEGTEPSTGEHEE from the coding sequence ATGGCCGACGAGAACACCCCTGAGACACCTGAATCCGTGACGCTCGAGGAGGAGGTCACCGTCCCCGGCGTGGGGATGCGGGTCGAGCCCGTCCAGCTCGAGACGGAGATGCAGCGCTCCTACCTCGACTACGCGATGTCCGTCATCGTCTCGCGCGCGCTGCCCGACGTGCGGGACGGCCTCAAGCCCGTCCACCGCCGGGTGCTGTACGCGATGTACGACGGCGGGTACCGCCCCGAGAAGGGCTTCTACAAGTGCGCCCGCGTCGTCGGCGACGTCATGGGCACGTACCACCCGCACGGCGACTCCTCCATCTACGACGCCCTGGTGCGCCTGGCGCAGCCGTGGTCGATGCGGATGCCGCTGGTGGACTCCAACGGCAACTTCGGTTCCCCGGGCAACGACCCGGCCGCCGCCATGCGGTACACCGAGTGCAAGATGATGCCGCTGTCCATGGAGATGGTCCGGGACATCGACGAGGAGACCGTCGACTTCCAGGACAACTACGACGGCCGCAACCAGGAGCCGACGGTTCTGCCGGCGCGCTTCCCGAACCTGCTGGTCAACGGCTCCGCCGGGATCGCGGTCGGTATGGCGACCAACATCCCGCCGCACAACCTGCGCGAGGTCGCCGCGGGCGCCCAGTGGTACCTGGAGCACCCGGAGGCCTCGCACGAGGAGCTGCAGGACGCGCTGATCGAGCGCATCAAAGGCCCGGACTTCCCCACCGGCGCGCTGGTCGTGGGCCGTAAGGGCATCGAGGAGGCCTACCGCACCGGCCGTGGCTCGATCACGATGCGCGCGGTCGTCGCGGTCGAGGAGATCCAGGGCCGCCAGTGCCTGGTCGTCACGGAGCTTCCGTACCAGACCAACCCCGACAACCTCGCGCAGAAGATCGCCGACCTGGTCAAGGACGGTAAGGTCGGCGGCATCGCGGATGTGCGCGACGAGACCTCCTCGCGGACGGGGCAGCGCCTGGTCGTCGTCCTGAAGCGGGACGCGGTCGCCAAGGTCGTCCTGAACAACCTGTACAAGCACACCGACCTCCAGACGAACTTCGGCGCGAACATGCTGGCGCTCGTCGACGGGGTGCCGCGCACGCTCTCCATCGACGCGTTCATCCGCCACTGGGTGACGCACCAGATCGAGGTCATCGTCCGGCGGACGAAGTTCCGGCTGCGCAAGGCCGAGGAGCGGGCGCACATCCTGCGCGGCCTCCTCAAGGCCCTGAACGCCATCGACGAGGTCATCGCCCTCATCCGCCGCTCGAACACGGTGGAGATCGCGCGCGAGGGCCTGATGGGCCTGCTGGAGATCGACGAGCTCCAGGCCAACGCCATCCTGGAGATGCAGCTGCGCCGGCTGGCCGCGCTGGAGCACCAGAAGATCACCGCCGAGCACGACGAGCTCCAGGCGAAGATCAACGAGTACAACGAGATCCTGGCCTCGCCCGCCAAGCAGCGCGGGATCGTCAGCGAGGAGCTGGCCGCGATCGTCGAGAAGTTCGGCGACGACCGGCGCTCCAAGCTCGTGCCCTTCGAAGGCGACATGTCCATCGAGGACCTGATCGCCGAGGAGGACATCGTCGTCACGATCTCCCGCAGCGGCTATGTGAAGCGCACGAAGACGGACGACTACCGCTCGCAGAAGCGCGGCGGCAAGGGTGTGCGCGGGACGAAGCTGCGCGAGGACGACATCGTCGACCACTTCTTCGTCTCGACGACCCACCACTGGCTGCTGTTCTTCACCAACAAGGGCCGGGTCTACCGGGCCAAGGCGTACGAGCTGCCCGACGCCGGCCGGGACGCGCGCGGCCAGCACGTCGCCAACCTCCTGGCCTTCCAGCCGGACGAGAAGATCGCCCAGATCCTCGCGATCCGCGACTACGAGGCCGTGCCGTACCTGATCCTGGCGACGAAGGGCGGTCTGGTGAAGAAGACCGCGCTCAAGGACTACGACTCGCCGCGTTCGGGCGGTGTCATCGCGATCAACCTGCGCGAGACGCCGGACGGCGGCGACGACGAGCTGATCGGCGCCGAGCTGGTGTCGGCCGAGGACGACCTGCTGCTCATCAGCAAGAAGGCCCAGTCGATCCGGTTCACCGCGACGGACGACGCGCTGCGCCCGATGGGCCGCGCCACCTCGGGCGTGAAGGGGATGAGTTTCCGCGAGGGCGACGAACTGCTCTCGATGAATGTCGTCCGGCCCGGTACGTTCGTCTTCACCGCCACCGACGGCGGGTACGCGAAGCGGACCGCCGTCGACGAGTACCGCGTCCAGGGCCGCGGCGGCCTCGGCATCAAGGCCGCCAAGATCGTGGAGGACCGCGGATCGCTCGTCGGCGCGCTGGTGGTCGAGGAGACCGACGAGATTCTCGCCATCACGCTCGGCGGTGGTGTGATTCGTACGCGAGTCAATGAAGTCAGGGAGACGGGCCGTGACACCATGGGCGTCCAACTGATCAATCTGGGCAAGCGCGACGCCGTCGTCGGCATCGCGCGCAACGCCGAGGCCGGTCGTGAGGCGGAAGAGGTCGAAGGGGCCGATGACGCCGAGGGCGAGACGGCCGCGGTGCACGCCGAGGGCGTGAGCGAGGGCACTGTCGAGGGCACGGAGCCTTCGACCGGGGAGCACGAGGAGTAA
- a CDS encoding DUF3566 domain-containing protein, whose amino-acid sequence MTDTRGPQPQYEGYATGPLPGEREPAPGPSGPYHPPQAYQAPGGGTQGGQQRPGQGGGTLGGAQGLGGAQATRKPRTGARTTPRTRKARLRVAKADPWSVMKVSFLLSIALGICTVVAAAVLWMVMDAMGVFETVGGTISEATGSNESNGFDLQSFLSLPRVLIFTSVIAVIDVVLATALATLGAFIYNLSAGFVGGVELTLAEDE is encoded by the coding sequence GTGACGGACACACGAGGGCCTCAGCCCCAGTACGAGGGTTACGCGACCGGGCCGCTGCCCGGCGAGCGTGAGCCCGCACCGGGGCCTTCGGGGCCGTACCACCCGCCCCAGGCGTACCAGGCGCCCGGCGGCGGCACGCAGGGCGGCCAGCAGCGGCCCGGTCAGGGTGGCGGGACGCTGGGCGGCGCGCAGGGCCTGGGCGGCGCTCAGGCGACGCGCAAGCCGCGCACGGGGGCGCGGACCACTCCGCGTACCCGCAAGGCCCGACTGCGGGTGGCCAAGGCCGACCCGTGGTCGGTGATGAAGGTCAGCTTCCTGCTGTCGATCGCGCTGGGCATCTGCACGGTGGTGGCGGCGGCGGTGCTGTGGATGGTCATGGACGCGATGGGCGTCTTCGAGACCGTCGGCGGCACGATCAGCGAGGCCACCGGCTCCAACGAGAGCAACGGCTTCGATCTGCAGTCGTTCCTGTCGCTGCCGCGCGTGCTCATTTTCACCTCGGTCATCGCCGTGATCGACGTGGTGCTGGCCACCGCGCTGGCGACGCTGGGCGCCTTCATCTACAACCTGTCGGCGGGCTTCGTGGGCGGCGTCGAGCTCACGCTGGCCGAGGACGAGTAG
- a CDS encoding DUF6344 domain-containing protein has translation MSTFQPKNIWTAFITAFFALLASLGLATATAGTANAANATNTAPTPGATTHEHTEATVATPYAPSVRWTLPRDRALPPTMKQRIRAEAHGSSPATRHLSIDPAETARTTGQSGSHPTAPEGDSPAPPP, from the coding sequence ATGAGCACCTTCCAGCCCAAGAACATCTGGACCGCCTTCATCACCGCCTTCTTCGCCCTCCTGGCGTCGCTGGGCCTCGCCACCGCCACGGCCGGCACCGCGAACGCGGCGAACGCCACGAACACGGCCCCGACGCCGGGCGCCACGACCCACGAACACACGGAGGCCACCGTGGCAACTCCGTACGCACCCTCGGTCCGATGGACCCTTCCGCGTGACCGCGCCCTCCCGCCCACGATGAAGCAGCGCATCCGGGCCGAGGCCCACGGCTCCTCCCCGGCCACCCGCCACCTGTCGATCGACCCCGCGGAGACCGCTCGCACCACCGGCCAGTCCGGCTCCCACCCCACAGCCCCGGAAGGCGACTCCCCGGCGCCACCCCCCTGA
- a CDS encoding DLW-39 family protein, with amino-acid sequence MKKLLLVALAAIGGLLVYRQIQADRAEQDLWTEATDSVPAGSGV; translated from the coding sequence GTGAAGAAGCTTCTCCTGGTCGCACTGGCCGCCATCGGCGGGCTCCTCGTGTACCGCCAGATCCAGGCGGATCGCGCCGAGCAGGATCTGTGGACGGAGGCGACCGACTCCGTGCCCGCAGGTTCGGGTGTGTGA
- a CDS encoding serine/threonine-protein kinase: MGEVFAGRYELIDPIGRGGVGAVWRAWDHRRRRYVAAKVLQQSDAHTLLRFVREQALRIEHPHVLAPASWAADDDKVLFTMDLVSGGSLAHLIGDYGPLPPRFVCMLLDQLLSGLSTVHAEDVVHRDIKPANILLEATGTGRPHLRLSDFGISMRKGEPRLTETNYVVGTPGYFAPEQMMGAEPDFPADLFAVGLVALYLLQGKKPDARALVEHFAEHGTPSAPNGIPEPLWQVLAGLLQPDPHARFRTATGARKALTAAVEMLPEPGPDDEQVEVFDQIGPLPEGFGPDGPPTAPQRSSDYAAGGPRRAPDPAATGAARQSVPRPSDPQPVAPPPVSMSETGSFHLAPPPEPSPPRQQQPHVQTGLQHQPTSPDLQQPHDRQARSGPQQTPPPPPYASSTPSPYATDAPPDPYVVGAPDLSRAPTTGVPSDVAATRAYTAQQPQQAHLNQPFSPVPSPPVQHAAPHAPAGRTLPGPSPKVAAGVLLVALICFAVGIWALTQI, encoded by the coding sequence ATGGGTGAGGTCTTCGCCGGTCGGTACGAGCTGATCGATCCGATCGGACGGGGCGGGGTCGGCGCCGTCTGGCGCGCCTGGGACCACCGCCGCCGCAGGTACGTCGCGGCCAAGGTGCTCCAGCAGAGCGACGCGCACACGCTGCTGCGCTTCGTCCGCGAACAGGCCCTGCGCATCGAGCACCCGCATGTGCTGGCTCCCGCCAGCTGGGCCGCCGACGACGACAAGGTCCTGTTCACCATGGACCTGGTCAGCGGCGGATCGCTCGCCCATCTCATCGGCGACTACGGTCCGTTGCCGCCGCGCTTCGTCTGCATGCTGCTGGACCAGCTGCTCTCCGGCCTCTCCACGGTGCACGCCGAGGACGTGGTGCACCGCGACATCAAGCCGGCCAACATCCTTCTGGAGGCGACCGGAACAGGCCGCCCGCATCTGCGCCTCTCCGACTTCGGCATCTCGATGCGCAAGGGCGAACCCCGGCTGACCGAGACCAACTACGTGGTCGGTACGCCCGGTTACTTCGCCCCCGAGCAGATGATGGGCGCCGAGCCCGACTTCCCGGCAGACCTCTTCGCGGTCGGCCTGGTCGCGCTCTACCTCCTCCAGGGAAAGAAGCCCGACGCCCGGGCGCTGGTGGAGCACTTCGCCGAGCACGGCACGCCCAGCGCCCCCAACGGCATCCCCGAGCCGTTGTGGCAGGTGCTCGCCGGTCTGCTCCAGCCCGATCCGCATGCCCGGTTCCGCACGGCTACGGGCGCGCGGAAGGCGCTGACCGCGGCGGTCGAGATGCTCCCGGAACCCGGCCCGGACGACGAGCAGGTGGAGGTGTTCGACCAGATCGGGCCGCTGCCGGAGGGATTCGGCCCGGACGGTCCTCCCACCGCCCCACAGCGTTCCTCGGACTACGCCGCGGGCGGTCCCCGGCGTGCCCCGGACCCGGCGGCGACCGGAGCGGCGCGGCAGAGCGTTCCCCGGCCGTCCGACCCGCAACCCGTCGCCCCACCGCCCGTATCGATGTCGGAGACGGGCAGCTTCCACCTCGCACCGCCGCCGGAACCCTCGCCTCCGCGGCAACAACAGCCGCACGTCCAGACGGGTTTGCAGCACCAGCCGACCTCTCCGGACCTCCAGCAGCCGCACGACCGGCAGGCTCGGTCCGGGCCGCAGCAGACACCGCCGCCGCCCCCGTACGCGTCGAGCACGCCGTCCCCGTACGCTACGGACGCACCGCCCGACCCGTACGTCGTCGGCGCTCCGGACCTCTCCCGGGCACCGACCACCGGCGTACCGAGCGACGTCGCCGCCACCCGCGCCTACACGGCCCAGCAGCCCCAACAGGCCCACCTGAACCAGCCGTTCTCCCCGGTGCCCAGCCCACCGGTACAGCACGCCGCACCGCACGCGCCCGCAGGGCGCACGCTTCCAGGACCGTCCCCGAAGGTGGCGGCCGGGGTGCTGCTGGTGGCGTTGATCTGCTTCGCGGTCGGCATCTGGGCCCTGACCCAGATCTGA
- a CDS encoding DNA-binding protein → MDTAQQEATARARELQRSWYGEPLGALFRRLIDDLGLNQARLAAVLGLSAPMLSQLMSGQRAKIGNPAVVQRVQALQELASQVADGSVSAGEATDRMEEIKKSQGGSVLTSSGQTTSSGGAPTVRRVVREIQSLLRSVAAAGDIIDAADSLAPTHPELAEFLKVYGAGRTADAVAHYEGHQS, encoded by the coding sequence ATGGACACAGCGCAGCAAGAGGCGACAGCAAGAGCCAGAGAGCTTCAACGCAGCTGGTACGGAGAGCCGTTGGGGGCGCTCTTCCGTCGCCTGATAGATGATCTCGGGCTGAACCAGGCCCGGTTGGCGGCTGTGCTCGGGCTTTCCGCTCCGATGCTCTCGCAGCTGATGAGCGGCCAGCGCGCCAAGATCGGCAACCCCGCTGTGGTCCAGCGCGTCCAGGCCCTCCAGGAGTTGGCGAGCCAGGTGGCGGACGGCAGCGTCAGCGCGGGCGAGGCCACCGACCGCATGGAGGAGATCAAGAAGTCGCAGGGTGGATCGGTGCTCACCTCCTCCGGCCAGACCACGTCCTCCGGCGGCGCCCCCACCGTCCGCCGCGTGGTGCGCGAGATCCAGTCGCTGCTGCGGTCGGTCGCGGCGGCCGGCGACATCATCGATGCGGCGGACTCCCTCGCGCCCACCCACCCGGAGCTGGCAGAGTTCCTCAAGGTGTACGGCGCGGGGCGCACCGCGGACGCGGTCGCGCACTACGAAGGGCACCAGAGCTAG
- a CDS encoding TerD family protein encodes MITLTKEDGPADLDGVTHLSIGASWDPTVGSSGGLMGKIRQKAGTDLDLIAIAMQGGDPVRLAGLDSLDPLGNGSLVHSGDNQTGHGDGDDETVTVEFARIPSNITSIVFIAAAYKKRSSFSNARNISFKVYDATGGSTQQVADIWPSMLTQDNGVAVAKAVRQGSGWKLQVINETGKIKQGDEHALMRFAVSR; translated from the coding sequence ATGATCACGTTGACGAAGGAAGACGGACCTGCGGACCTGGACGGGGTGACGCACCTGAGCATCGGGGCTTCGTGGGACCCGACCGTCGGGAGCAGCGGCGGTCTGATGGGCAAGATCCGGCAGAAGGCCGGTACGGACCTCGACCTGATCGCCATCGCGATGCAGGGCGGCGACCCGGTGCGGCTCGCCGGGCTGGACTCGCTGGACCCGCTGGGCAACGGCTCGCTGGTGCACAGCGGGGACAACCAGACCGGTCACGGGGACGGTGACGACGAGACGGTGACCGTCGAGTTCGCCAGGATTCCTTCGAACATCACGTCGATCGTCTTCATCGCCGCCGCGTACAAGAAGCGCAGCTCGTTCAGCAACGCGCGCAACATCAGCTTCAAGGTGTATGACGCGACGGGCGGCAGCACGCAGCAGGTGGCCGACATCTGGCCGAGCATGCTCACCCAGGACAACGGCGTCGCGGTGGCCAAGGCGGTCCGGCAGGGCTCGGGGTGGAAGCTCCAGGTGATCAACGAGACCGGGAAGATCAAGCAGGGCGACGAGCACGCCCTCATGCGCTTCGCGGTGAGCCGGTAG
- a CDS encoding DUF5324 family protein, with product MTRIDSVRAATDSAKDSAQHAAEVVAPYADTAKEQAAHLAHEARALLAPKVTKAAKQARVQYASHLAPRIEQARTHVPPRVDEAAHRAAVSTRKAARSAAEYTAPRVEQVRAAAVPVAEQASARGAAALAALRTQVTAEEIQKLARKHQRRAKAGRAAKGFLVLGVLAGGAYAAWRWWDKQANPDWLVEPPVATEVGDERSPLSSVDGSDRADLDPEVKAKQAEAEAAEGEAPGLDDRP from the coding sequence GTGACCCGCATCGACAGCGTGCGCGCCGCAACCGACTCGGCGAAGGACAGCGCGCAGCACGCCGCGGAAGTGGTGGCGCCCTACGCCGACACGGCCAAGGAACAGGCGGCCCACCTCGCGCACGAAGCGCGTGCCCTGCTCGCGCCCAAGGTGACGAAGGCGGCCAAGCAGGCCCGTGTCCAGTACGCGTCGCACCTCGCACCCCGCATCGAACAGGCCCGCACGCACGTGCCGCCGCGGGTCGACGAGGCCGCGCACCGCGCCGCGGTCTCCACCCGCAAGGCCGCGCGGAGCGCCGCCGAGTACACCGCGCCCCGTGTCGAGCAGGTCCGTGCGGCGGCCGTGCCGGTCGCCGAGCAGGCATCCGCCCGCGGCGCGGCCGCCCTGGCCGCGCTGCGTACCCAGGTGACGGCCGAGGAAATCCAGAAGCTCGCCAGGAAGCACCAGCGGCGGGCCAAGGCCGGCCGGGCCGCGAAGGGCTTCCTGGTGCTGGGCGTGCTGGCGGGCGGCGCGTACGCCGCCTGGCGCTGGTGGGACAAGCAGGCCAACCCGGACTGGCTGGTCGAACCGCCCGTCGCCACCGAGGTGGGCGACGAGCGCTCGCCGCTCAGCTCGGTCGACGGCAGCGACCGCGCCGACCTCGACCCGGAAGTCAAGGCCAAGCAGGCCGAGGCCGAAGCGGCCGAGGGCGAGGCCCCCGGCCTCGACGACCGCCCCTGA
- a CDS encoding peptidylprolyl isomerase, with the protein MAEQLYATVKTNQGDIEIRLLPNHAPKTVRNFVELATGQREWVNPETGEKTTDRLYDGTVFHRVISGFMIQGGDPLGNGTGGPGYKFADEFHPELGFTKPYLLAMANAGPGTNGSQFFLTVSPTAWLTGKHTIFGEVADEAGRKVVDAIAAMPTNPRTDRPLQDVVIESVVIETR; encoded by the coding sequence GTGGCCGAGCAGCTTTACGCCACTGTGAAGACCAATCAGGGCGACATCGAGATCCGGCTGCTGCCGAACCACGCCCCCAAGACGGTCAGGAACTTCGTCGAGCTGGCCACCGGGCAGCGCGAGTGGGTCAACCCCGAGACCGGCGAGAAGACCACGGACCGGCTGTACGACGGCACCGTGTTCCACCGCGTGATCAGCGGCTTCATGATCCAGGGCGGCGACCCGCTGGGCAACGGCACCGGCGGCCCCGGCTACAAGTTCGCCGACGAGTTCCACCCGGAGCTGGGCTTCACCAAGCCGTACCTGCTGGCCATGGCGAACGCGGGACCGGGGACGAACGGATCGCAGTTCTTCCTGACCGTGTCCCCCACCGCTTGGCTCACCGGCAAGCACACCATCTTCGGTGAGGTGGCGGACGAGGCCGGCCGCAAGGTCGTCGACGCCATCGCGGCCATGCCGACCAATCCGCGCACCGACCGTCCGCTGCAGGACGTGGTCATCGAGTCCGTGGTCATCGAGACCCGCTGA